In one Arenibacter antarcticus genomic region, the following are encoded:
- a CDS encoding DMT family transporter, which yields MSKRNLAFLAAFGAATIYGINHTIAKGAMPHYVQPYGFIFLRLLGATLLFWGISFFGPKEKLKKEDWRRILVCAVFGMAINMLSFFKGLALSTPINSAVLITITPILVVVLSAFLIKEKISLQRGAGVFLGLIGALALILFGAKSRSDASNIPLGNLLFIVNATSYGLYLILVKKLLEKYHPFTLMKWLFTIGLLITLPITYPEFSMIKWQELPTDIIGAITFVIIGTTFLTYLFNVFALTQLKASTVGVFMYLQPLIGIVFAMAMGKDHLSLIKVIAIVLVLIGVYFASKKPRLGP from the coding sequence GTGAGTAAACGGAACCTCGCATTCCTAGCCGCATTTGGCGCTGCTACCATTTATGGAATTAACCACACCATTGCGAAAGGAGCAATGCCTCATTATGTACAGCCCTATGGATTTATATTCCTCCGCCTTCTCGGGGCTACCCTATTATTTTGGGGCATTTCATTTTTTGGCCCCAAGGAAAAGCTAAAAAAAGAAGATTGGAGAAGGATTCTTGTATGTGCCGTGTTCGGGATGGCTATTAACATGCTCTCCTTTTTTAAGGGATTGGCATTGTCTACCCCGATCAACAGCGCTGTTCTCATTACTATTACCCCTATCCTGGTTGTAGTATTATCTGCCTTTCTGATCAAAGAAAAAATATCGTTACAAAGGGGAGCTGGTGTGTTTTTAGGTCTTATAGGTGCTTTGGCGCTAATCTTATTTGGCGCGAAAAGCAGAAGTGATGCCAGCAATATTCCCTTGGGGAACCTTCTTTTTATTGTAAATGCCACCTCCTATGGTCTGTACCTTATCCTTGTGAAAAAACTATTGGAAAAATACCATCCATTTACGTTGATGAAGTGGTTGTTTACTATTGGTCTCCTTATCACCCTTCCCATTACCTACCCCGAGTTTTCCATGATAAAATGGCAAGAATTGCCCACAGACATTATTGGCGCTATAACCTTTGTCATTATAGGGACTACTTTTTTAACCTACTTGTTCAATGTATTTGCACTTACCCAACTAAAGGCTTCTACGGTAGGTGTTTTCATGTACCTACAGCCATTGATCGGAATTGTATTCGCTATGGCAATGGGAAAGGACCACCTTAGCCTAATTAAGGTGATCGCCATTGTTTTGGTGCTGATTGGGGTGTATTTTGCAAGTAAAAAACCTAGGCTAGGTCCTTAG
- a CDS encoding arsenate reductase family protein gives MKKIYYLSTCDTCKRILKELEPNTEFELQDIKAEAITPEQLEEMALLAGSYENLFSKRARLYNERNLKEQNLSESDYKNLILEHYTFLKRPVILTDNHIFVGNSKAEIAAAKAKINS, from the coding sequence ATGAAAAAGATTTATTACCTGAGCACATGTGATACCTGTAAACGGATATTGAAAGAATTGGAACCCAATACGGAATTTGAGCTTCAAGATATAAAGGCCGAAGCCATTACCCCTGAACAACTTGAAGAAATGGCCCTTTTGGCAGGAAGTTATGAAAATCTGTTCAGCAAGCGAGCCCGACTCTATAACGAGCGAAATTTAAAAGAGCAAAACCTTTCGGAATCAGATTATAAAAACTTGATTTTGGAGCATTATACGTTTCTAAAACGGCCTGTAATTTTGACAGACAACCATATTTTTGTTGGTAATAGTAAAGCGGAAATTGCCGCCGCCAAGGCCAAAATAAATTCGTGA
- a CDS encoding DinB family protein, whose translation MENAFNITLQNRKILYKFLTETPKEMLLRIPDGYRNNIWWNIAHVVVTQQLLVYKLSGQPMRVDSALVDTFKKGTVPDGTATEEELNQISGLLLATAEWAQQDYENGVFSGYEEYTTSVNVTLRTVEDAIMFNVYHEGIHLGTILSLLKALKRA comes from the coding sequence TTGGAGAACGCATTCAACATTACCCTGCAAAATAGAAAAATACTGTATAAATTTTTAACGGAAACCCCAAAGGAGATGTTGTTGCGGATTCCAGACGGATACCGGAATAATATATGGTGGAATATTGCCCATGTGGTGGTTACCCAGCAACTGTTGGTCTATAAATTAAGTGGGCAGCCAATGCGTGTAGATTCCGCGTTGGTAGATACTTTTAAAAAAGGGACGGTTCCTGATGGCACGGCAACAGAAGAGGAATTAAACCAAATTAGCGGCCTGCTGTTGGCCACTGCGGAATGGGCTCAACAAGATTATGAAAACGGAGTCTTTTCAGGATATGAAGAATATACAACCAGCGTTAATGTAACCCTTAGGACGGTGGAAGATGCCATTATGTTCAATGTGTACCACGAGGGAATTCATCTGGGCACTATCCTATCGTTACTTAAAGCCTTAAAAAGAGCGTAG
- a CDS encoding DUF3298 and DUF4163 domain-containing protein, with product MTKFLSCLLVLTMVWNCKDEEQLAFEPLEFNSESCSGCPKVSIAIPKALNKDTLSTTINNALQEEIISLLIYDDEIEASTIEEAIVSFTNGFLELKELYPDEPVGWEAQIEGKITYEDQSLLTIQLTSYSFTGGAHGFSTSRFLNFDKQKAIELDNTQLFKGEEDFTDYAENKFRIQEKIPQGTSINSTGFMFEGDEFYLPFNIGFTEMGLQLIYEQYEVASYAEGPITLTLPYSEIKSFLNFDLEP from the coding sequence ATGACGAAATTTTTATCTTGCTTATTGGTTTTAACAATGGTATGGAACTGTAAAGATGAAGAGCAACTTGCATTTGAACCTCTAGAATTTAACTCGGAAAGCTGTTCGGGTTGCCCAAAAGTTTCCATTGCTATCCCAAAGGCACTTAACAAAGACACCTTAAGTACTACCATCAACAATGCACTCCAAGAGGAGATTATATCCCTACTAATTTATGACGACGAAATAGAGGCTAGCACCATCGAGGAGGCAATTGTATCCTTTACCAATGGTTTTTTAGAATTGAAAGAATTATATCCAGATGAACCAGTAGGATGGGAAGCGCAAATAGAGGGAAAAATCACCTATGAGGACCAAAGCCTTCTAACCATTCAGCTAACCTCCTATTCCTTTACCGGGGGAGCACATGGATTTTCTACGAGCCGTTTTTTAAATTTTGACAAGCAAAAAGCCATAGAACTGGATAATACGCAATTGTTTAAGGGCGAAGAAGATTTTACCGATTACGCCGAAAACAAATTTAGGATCCAAGAAAAAATTCCCCAGGGCACATCGATCAATTCCACTGGGTTTATGTTTGAGGGGGATGAGTTTTACCTCCCCTTTAATATCGGATTTACCGAAATGGGGCTACAGTTAATTTATGAACAATACGAGGTGGCTTCCTATGCAGAGGGTCCAATAACCTTAACCCTACCTTATTCGGAAATAAAATCTTTTTTAAACTTTGATCTGGAGCCCTAG
- a CDS encoding cystathionine gamma-synthase → MGKKALKFNSKTIHGGQFPDKAYGAVMPPIYQTSTYAQTTPGGHKGFGYSRSANPTRTALENALASIENGNYGLAFGSGLAAIDAVLKLLKPGDEVVSTNDLYGGSYRLFKRIFEQYGIVFHFVGMQNAAAIEERINKNTKLIWVETPSNPMMNIIDIKAVSQLARKHGIWFAVDNTFATPYLQLPLDLGADIVMHSATKYLGGHSDVVLGALVVKDKELADQLYFIQNASGAVCGPMDSFLVLRGIKTLHVRMQRHCENGRAIAEYLSKHPKIEKVYWPGFADHPNHEVAKNQMKDFGGMISFVPKGADYNTAIKIVEKLEVFTLAESLGGVESLAGHPASMTHASIPKEEREKSGVVDSLIRLSVGIEDVDDLIEDLKQAIQQ, encoded by the coding sequence ATGGGCAAGAAAGCATTAAAATTCAACAGCAAAACGATACATGGCGGTCAGTTTCCTGACAAGGCCTACGGAGCTGTAATGCCTCCTATATATCAAACCTCTACTTATGCTCAAACCACACCTGGCGGACATAAGGGCTTTGGGTACTCCAGAAGTGCCAACCCCACTAGAACAGCTTTGGAAAATGCTTTGGCTAGTATAGAAAATGGAAATTATGGACTTGCTTTTGGTAGTGGACTGGCCGCTATTGATGCTGTTTTAAAATTATTGAAACCCGGAGATGAGGTAGTTTCTACCAATGACCTGTATGGAGGTAGTTATCGTCTTTTTAAGAGAATCTTTGAGCAATATGGGATAGTTTTCCATTTTGTAGGGATGCAGAATGCAGCAGCCATTGAAGAGCGAATTAACAAGAATACAAAATTGATATGGGTAGAGACGCCATCCAATCCCATGATGAATATTATAGATATTAAGGCGGTTTCTCAATTGGCAAGAAAGCATGGAATTTGGTTTGCGGTAGATAATACTTTTGCTACGCCTTATTTACAATTACCGCTAGATCTTGGTGCCGATATCGTTATGCATTCGGCTACTAAATATCTGGGAGGACATAGCGATGTAGTGTTGGGAGCTTTGGTGGTTAAGGATAAGGAATTGGCAGATCAGCTTTATTTTATCCAGAATGCTAGTGGGGCTGTATGCGGACCTATGGACAGCTTTTTGGTGTTGAGGGGAATAAAGACACTGCACGTGCGAATGCAAAGACATTGTGAGAATGGAAGGGCCATAGCGGAATATTTATCCAAGCATCCGAAAATTGAAAAAGTATACTGGCCCGGATTTGCGGATCACCCCAACCATGAGGTGGCAAAAAATCAGATGAAAGATTTTGGGGGAATGATTTCCTTTGTTCCCAAAGGTGCAGATTATAACACTGCAATAAAAATAGTGGAAAAATTAGAAGTTTTTACCTTGGCAGAATCACTGGGGGGAGTAGAGAGTTTGGCCGGACATCCGGCAAGCATGACTCATGCCAGCATCCCTAAGGAAGAGCGGGAGAAAAGTGGTGTGGTAGACTCCTTAATTCGACTTAGTGTTGGAATAGAGGATGTAGACGACTTAATTGAAGATCTGAAACAGGCGATTCAGCAATGA
- the gdhA gene encoding NADP-specific glutamate dehydrogenase yields MEERINAFMDEVKARNGHQPEFIQAVQEVAETIIPFIFLPGNEKYGGKNLLLRMVEPERLIYFRVAWVDDQGEINVNRGYRVQMNSALGPYKGGLRFHPTVNASVLKFLAFEQVFKNSLTTLPLGGGKGGADFDPKGKSDGEVMRFCQAFMAELCRHIGQHTDVPAGDIGVGAREVGFLFGMYKKIRNEFTGVLTGKGLSYGGSKIRPESTGYGTVYFVQSMLREIKQTIKDKTVVISGSGNVAQYAAEKVLELGGKVHTLSDSGGYIYDKDGIDTEKLAFVMDLKNNKRGRISEYVEQYPSAEYIEGETPWKVKCDIALPCATQNELHEEDAKQLLENGCICVAEGANMPSTPEAVDLFLEARILFGPGKAANAGGVSTSGLEMSQNSLRLSWTREEVDRRLQIIMGDIHASCIEYGRGEDGYCNYVKGANIAGFMKVADAMLAQGVI; encoded by the coding sequence ATGGAAGAAAGAATTAATGCATTTATGGACGAGGTTAAGGCTCGTAATGGTCATCAACCAGAATTCATACAAGCGGTTCAAGAAGTAGCGGAAACTATTATACCTTTTATTTTCCTACCTGGGAACGAAAAGTATGGTGGTAAAAACTTACTTCTAAGGATGGTAGAACCGGAACGCTTAATTTATTTTAGGGTGGCATGGGTAGATGATCAAGGAGAAATAAATGTTAACAGGGGATACCGAGTACAGATGAACTCGGCCTTAGGTCCTTATAAAGGAGGTCTAAGATTTCACCCTACCGTAAATGCTAGTGTTTTAAAGTTTCTTGCCTTTGAACAGGTGTTTAAAAATAGCTTAACTACTTTGCCTTTGGGTGGTGGTAAAGGAGGTGCGGATTTTGATCCTAAAGGAAAATCGGATGGAGAAGTTATGCGTTTTTGTCAAGCTTTTATGGCAGAACTTTGTAGGCATATTGGACAGCATACCGATGTCCCAGCTGGAGATATAGGGGTGGGAGCAAGAGAGGTAGGTTTCCTATTTGGGATGTATAAAAAAATAAGAAATGAATTTACCGGTGTACTAACTGGGAAAGGCCTTTCATATGGAGGGTCTAAAATACGGCCAGAATCTACAGGTTATGGTACTGTGTATTTCGTACAAAGTATGCTTCGCGAGATAAAGCAAACCATTAAGGATAAAACCGTAGTTATTTCAGGTTCCGGAAATGTGGCACAGTATGCGGCAGAAAAAGTACTGGAATTGGGCGGCAAGGTGCATACTCTTTCAGATTCAGGAGGCTATATTTATGATAAAGACGGAATAGATACTGAAAAGTTGGCCTTTGTGATGGACCTTAAAAACAATAAGCGTGGAAGGATCTCCGAATATGTAGAGCAATATCCATCAGCGGAATATATAGAAGGTGAAACTCCTTGGAAGGTAAAATGTGATATTGCATTGCCATGTGCCACTCAAAATGAGCTACATGAAGAAGATGCAAAACAACTTTTGGAAAACGGTTGTATATGTGTGGCTGAAGGTGCCAATATGCCTTCCACACCGGAGGCTGTAGATTTATTCTTGGAAGCTAGGATCTTATTTGGTCCTGGTAAAGCTGCCAATGCAGGAGGGGTGTCGACCTCTGGTCTGGAAATGTCCCAAAACTCATTGCGACTAAGTTGGACCCGTGAAGAGGTAGATAGAAGATTGCAAATAATAATGGGCGATATACACGCTTCTTGTATAGAATACGGGCGTGGTGAAGATGGGTACTGTAACTACGTAAAAGGGGCCAATATTGCCGGTTTTATGAAAGTTGCCGATGCAATGCTTGCTCAAGGTGTAATCTAA